The Sorangiineae bacterium MSr11367 genome window below encodes:
- a CDS encoding alpha/beta fold hydrolase gives MIPSHATFEGTWPYSPHYSEVAGFRQHYVDEGPRDAEYTLVLLHGEPTWGYLWRHLIAPLARNHRVVVPDHMGFGKSATPSGRRYLAGEHIDNLEKLLVRELDVKNVILVLHDWGGPIGTGFALRYPDRVAGLFATNTVLPLGMPGYDDLIRANFLESAWFRWVAAAEANGTLEQVLGNAGSTVTHLMLALQTIRRPEVMTPTWVQAYASHFVGRAECEGVIRFPQQLVVPVDGALPLDAEAVAAVRSKPAMLAEGMGDTALLPRYVVPAFRMAYPDAPVIELPEAGHFPQEDAPGTLLALLQLFLAGCVAGAAAR, from the coding sequence ATGATTCCCAGCCACGCGACGTTCGAAGGTACATGGCCGTATTCACCCCACTACAGCGAGGTGGCCGGTTTCCGGCAGCACTACGTCGACGAAGGCCCGCGCGATGCGGAGTACACCTTGGTGCTGCTGCATGGTGAGCCCACGTGGGGCTACCTGTGGAGGCATCTGATTGCACCCCTGGCCCGGAACCACCGGGTCGTGGTGCCGGATCACATGGGGTTCGGCAAGAGTGCGACGCCGTCGGGACGGAGGTACCTTGCCGGCGAGCACATCGACAATCTGGAAAAGCTGCTCGTCCGGGAGCTCGACGTGAAGAACGTTATCTTGGTGCTGCACGATTGGGGCGGGCCTATCGGCACTGGGTTTGCGCTGCGGTATCCCGATCGGGTGGCCGGCCTCTTCGCGACGAACACGGTGCTGCCGCTCGGGATGCCCGGCTACGACGACTTGATTCGGGCCAATTTCCTGGAAAGCGCCTGGTTCCGATGGGTGGCGGCGGCGGAGGCGAACGGTACCTTGGAGCAGGTGCTGGGGAATGCGGGGAGCACCGTTACGCATCTCATGTTGGCGCTGCAGACGATCCGGCGGCCCGAGGTCATGACTCCAACGTGGGTGCAGGCCTATGCGAGTCACTTCGTCGGGCGCGCGGAATGCGAGGGGGTGATCCGCTTTCCGCAGCAGCTCGTGGTGCCTGTCGATGGGGCGTTGCCTTTGGATGCCGAGGCGGTGGCCGCGGTGCGGAGCAAGCCTGCGATGCTCGCCGAGGGTATGGGTGATACTGCGCTGCTTCCGCGGTATGTCGTTCCGGCATTTCGCATGGCATATCCCGATGCGCCGGTGATCGAGCTTCCCGAGGCGGGGCACTTTCCGCAGGAGGACGCCCCGGGTACGTTGCTCGCGTTGCTTCAGCTTTTCCTTGCGGGCTGCGTTGCGGGGGCCGCAGCGCGTTGA
- a CDS encoding GlxA family transcriptional regulator, whose protein sequence is MIPAKRPSRSVVVLAIPPVEELDVIGPVTVFGAARRISPKFAYDISLVGPKKGAIEGDAGVALVAHSHYSDVKGKVDTLLVAGGVGAERCRDPGVVRWLRATARRARRVGSICSGAFLLAEAGLLDGRRATTHWSRTKRLAELYPRVQVDPVPIWTQDGNVYTSAGVSAGMDLALELVEQDYGGEIALQIARALVLFLRRPGGQAQFSVALAAQRTELRPLRDLQVWMAEHLTSDLSVEKLAARVAMSPRNFARVFRRELGTTPAHYVDQLRIEAARRLLEQTQRSTEEVAAACGYSSAELLRVAFLRSVGTAPSHYREHFRHRPSGQRG, encoded by the coding sequence ATGATTCCTGCCAAAAGGCCTTCGCGGTCGGTGGTGGTCCTGGCGATCCCGCCCGTCGAGGAGCTCGATGTCATCGGGCCGGTCACCGTCTTTGGCGCGGCCCGACGCATTTCGCCAAAGTTTGCCTACGACATTTCCTTGGTGGGCCCCAAGAAGGGTGCCATCGAGGGCGATGCGGGCGTGGCGCTCGTGGCGCATTCCCACTATTCCGACGTGAAGGGCAAGGTCGACACGTTGCTCGTCGCCGGGGGCGTCGGTGCGGAACGATGCCGGGACCCGGGCGTGGTGCGCTGGCTTCGCGCGACGGCACGGCGCGCACGACGCGTTGGTTCGATTTGCAGCGGTGCGTTCCTGCTGGCCGAGGCAGGCTTGCTCGATGGGCGACGCGCCACGACCCACTGGAGCCGCACGAAGCGATTGGCCGAGCTGTACCCGCGCGTCCAGGTCGATCCCGTCCCCATCTGGACGCAGGACGGCAACGTGTACACGTCTGCAGGCGTGAGTGCCGGCATGGACTTGGCGCTCGAATTGGTCGAGCAGGACTACGGCGGCGAAATCGCATTGCAGATTGCGCGCGCGCTCGTTCTCTTCCTGCGCCGTCCCGGAGGGCAGGCGCAGTTCAGCGTGGCCCTCGCGGCGCAAAGGACCGAGTTGCGGCCCCTACGCGACCTGCAGGTGTGGATGGCGGAGCACCTCACGTCGGATTTGTCGGTCGAAAAACTGGCCGCGCGGGTAGCGATGAGCCCGCGCAACTTCGCGCGCGTCTTCCGGCGCGAACTGGGAACCACACCGGCGCACTACGTCGACCAACTCCGCATCGAGGCCGCGCGGCGACTTCTGGAGCAAACGCAGCGCAGCACCGAGGAAGTGGCCGCGGCCTGCGGATACTCGAGCGCCGAACTCCTTCGCGTCGCCTTCCTCCGCTCCGTGGGCACCGCTCCGAGCCATTACCGGGAGCACTTTCGCCACCGCCCGAGCGGGCAGCGCGGGTAG
- a CDS encoding HD domain-containing protein, whose amino-acid sequence MILPNRIAGVRIPDSQLAREATELAHACSEPTIFNHVVRTYVFAELAAQKLDVRHDLEVLYVASVLHDLGLTERFAADERFEVDGADAARTFLLERGVDVARTALIWDAIALHTTVGIADRKEPEVALVHLGTQLDVVGVTVKSSQMHVRDLPSEALEEILTVLPRLGIQQALGDAVGRLLVKKPHTAYFTFATDIARRHVPNFREPSYYESLKMGCFRD is encoded by the coding sequence ATGATCCTTCCCAATCGAATCGCCGGCGTGCGCATCCCGGACAGCCAGCTTGCACGCGAGGCCACGGAATTGGCGCACGCCTGCTCCGAGCCCACGATCTTCAACCATGTCGTACGCACGTACGTCTTCGCCGAGCTGGCCGCGCAGAAACTCGACGTCCGCCACGACCTCGAGGTGCTGTACGTCGCGTCGGTGCTCCACGATTTGGGACTCACCGAGCGCTTCGCCGCGGACGAGCGCTTCGAAGTCGACGGCGCCGACGCCGCGCGCACGTTTCTCTTGGAGCGCGGCGTCGATGTTGCGAGGACCGCCCTCATTTGGGACGCCATTGCACTGCACACCACCGTCGGCATCGCTGACCGCAAAGAGCCCGAGGTGGCTCTGGTTCATCTGGGAACGCAGCTCGACGTTGTCGGCGTAACCGTGAAGTCCTCGCAGATGCACGTGCGCGATCTGCCGAGCGAGGCTCTCGAGGAAATCCTCACCGTGTTGCCGCGCCTCGGCATTCAGCAGGCATTGGGCGATGCCGTGGGGCGGCTTCTGGTGAAGAAGCCGCACACGGCCTATTTCACATTTGCGACGGACATCGCCCGGCGCCACGTGCCCAATTTTCGCGAGCCGAGTTATTATGAATCACTGAAGATGGGGTGTTTTCGCGATTGA